A stretch of Spirosoma oryzicola DNA encodes these proteins:
- a CDS encoding TolC family protein: MITTNTRRTILIWLLSLLSSSSILVAQDRQGFSLNEAIRFAVDHNINIKNSALDALSAEARIREVKGTALPQVNIAGQMTDNLIIQRVFLPAIFFDQNASPEAPAVPVQFGVNYSGSLTGTLNQLLFDASYRLGLRAADTYRQLAQKNVMASKISVAEQVAKAYYSVLVNEQQLKLLDLNIGRVDTLYQNTVGLNKQGFAEKIDVSRLEVQVNNLKAERQNVQNLTELSYYLLKFQMGLGINDNIALTEQIQEINFEEVERTTAQPATEQFDYNQRIEFSTLQSQIQLADLDIQSVAKRYYPSLSAFANYGYNTGRNQLQHLFTSPWFNLATVGLNLSVPVFDGFQKKYQAQQKRFALQKAQNSSILLKNSIDLENRQASVTLRNSLQTLRTQQRNVDLAKEVARVAKIKYQEGVGSNIEVLDAENSFRQAQNNYFVSLYNFLQTKVDADKASGKLYTGQQ; encoded by the coding sequence ATGATAACAACGAATACCAGGCGGACGATACTGATCTGGCTGCTTAGTCTGCTGAGTAGTTCGAGTATATTGGTAGCTCAGGATCGACAGGGATTTTCGCTGAATGAAGCCATTCGGTTTGCCGTCGATCATAACATAAACATCAAGAACTCGGCACTGGACGCTCTGAGCGCCGAAGCACGCATTCGGGAAGTAAAGGGTACCGCGTTACCTCAGGTCAATATTGCCGGTCAGATGACGGATAACTTGATTATCCAGCGCGTCTTTTTGCCCGCTATCTTTTTCGATCAAAACGCTTCACCAGAGGCACCTGCCGTTCCAGTACAATTTGGTGTCAATTATTCGGGAAGCCTTACGGGCACTCTCAATCAGCTTCTGTTTGATGCATCGTACCGGTTGGGCCTGCGGGCGGCTGATACCTATCGGCAACTAGCACAAAAGAACGTGATGGCCTCCAAAATAAGCGTTGCAGAACAGGTTGCCAAAGCTTATTACAGCGTGCTCGTAAACGAACAGCAATTGAAGTTGCTGGATCTGAACATTGGCAGAGTCGATACACTCTACCAAAATACGGTTGGGTTGAACAAGCAGGGTTTTGCCGAAAAAATTGACGTGAGTCGGCTTGAAGTTCAGGTGAATAACCTGAAAGCGGAACGACAGAACGTCCAGAACCTGACGGAGCTGAGCTATTACCTGCTAAAGTTTCAGATGGGCCTTGGTATCAACGATAACATCGCCTTGACCGAGCAAATTCAGGAAATTAACTTCGAAGAGGTAGAACGGACAACAGCGCAACCCGCGACGGAACAGTTTGATTATAATCAACGGATTGAGTTTTCGACGTTGCAGTCGCAGATTCAGCTGGCCGATCTCGACATCCAGAGTGTTGCCAAGCGCTATTACCCAAGCCTGTCGGCGTTTGCCAATTACGGCTACAATACGGGGCGTAATCAGTTACAGCATCTGTTTACCTCGCCTTGGTTTAATCTGGCAACGGTTGGTCTTAATCTTTCCGTACCCGTTTTCGATGGATTTCAGAAAAAGTATCAGGCGCAGCAGAAACGGTTTGCCTTGCAGAAAGCACAGAATAGTAGCATCCTGCTGAAAAACTCAATTGATCTGGAAAACAGGCAGGCGTCGGTTACGCTCCGAAACAGCCTACAAACCTTAAGAACCCAACAACGGAATGTTGATCTGGCTAAGGAAGTAGCGCGGGTAGCCAAGATCAAATATCAGGAAGGCGTCGGCTCTAATATTGAAGTTTTGGATGCCGAGAATTCGTTCCGGCAAGCACAGAACAACTATTTCGTGTCGCTCTACAACTTCCTACAAACCAAGGTAGACGCCGATAAAGCCAGCGGTAAACTATACACTGGACAACAGTAA
- a CDS encoding TetR/AcrR family transcriptional regulator: MKERIQAEAERLFWKYGVRSVTMEDIAKELGISKKTIYQHFTDKEQILYQVMLDKMVKNQSEMECMAIQTDNPVEEILHVLTVMQKQADKVSPNLLIDIKRYYPQAFTLFRQYKEQRIIQSILENIQKGVAQGLYRPDINPVIMARLRVEQIELAFNSDIFPTDQYSMLEIQHELTHHFVRGMLTEKGFINYNHYVNHHKYDNNEYQADDTDLAA; this comes from the coding sequence ATGAAGGAGCGGATTCAAGCGGAGGCCGAGCGATTGTTTTGGAAATACGGGGTACGTTCTGTGACGATGGAAGATATAGCCAAAGAACTTGGCATTTCTAAAAAGACCATTTACCAGCATTTCACCGACAAAGAACAGATTCTATACCAGGTTATGCTTGATAAAATGGTTAAAAATCAGTCAGAAATGGAATGTATGGCCATTCAAACCGATAACCCCGTTGAGGAAATTCTGCACGTGCTGACGGTGATGCAGAAGCAGGCCGATAAAGTTAGCCCCAACTTACTGATCGATATTAAGCGCTATTATCCACAGGCATTCACGCTTTTTCGACAGTATAAAGAGCAGCGCATTATTCAATCCATACTCGAAAATATTCAAAAAGGTGTTGCGCAGGGATTATACAGACCCGACATCAATCCCGTCATTATGGCTCGCCTTCGGGTAGAGCAGATTGAACTTGCCTTCAACAGCGACATCTTTCCAACGGATCAGTACAGTATGCTGGAAATACAGCATGAACTAACGCACCATTTTGTGCGCGGTATGCTAACCGAAAAAGGATTTATCAATTACAACCACTACGTTAACCACCATAAGTATGATAACAACGAATACCAGGCGGACGATACTGATCTGGCTGCTTAG